The following are encoded in a window of Solidesulfovibrio magneticus RS-1 genomic DNA:
- the tnpB gene encoding IS66 family insertion sequence element accessory protein TnpB (TnpB, as the term is used for proteins encoded by IS66 family insertion elements, is considered an accessory protein, since TnpC, encoded by a neighboring gene, is a DDE family transposase.), which translates to MMSPVSGVRVYLALGATDMRKSIDGLSILVSRQLQLDPFAGHLFGFCNRSRTIIKLLYWDRNGFCLWHKRLERHVFRWPTREAEVLAIDSRQLAWLLDGLDPLAVTGHSRLEYSTLF; encoded by the coding sequence ATGATGTCGCCGGTAAGCGGCGTCCGGGTTTATTTGGCTCTGGGAGCCACAGACATGCGCAAGTCCATCGACGGGCTGTCCATCCTGGTTTCACGGCAGCTGCAACTCGATCCGTTTGCCGGTCACCTTTTCGGCTTTTGCAACCGCAGCCGGACGATCATCAAGCTGCTCTACTGGGATCGCAACGGCTTTTGTCTGTGGCACAAGCGTCTGGAGCGGCATGTGTTTCGCTGGCCAACCCGCGAGGCGGAGGTGCTTGCCATTGACTCCCGGCAACTGGCCTGGCTGCTTGATGGTCTCGATCCCCTGGCCGTGACGGGACACTCCCGTCTGGAGTATTCGACGCTCTTTTAG
- the tnpA gene encoding IS66 family insertion sequence element accessory protein TnpA, which translates to MAASSAELSFEKAAYWSEHIEAWHRSGLSQGAYCRRQGLSQSSMGYWRKRLEAATGKEGASCVTLVPVPLPASAQADMATVPAPILVHVGNAFRIEIRGNFAAPVLEKLVRTLTRL; encoded by the coding sequence ATGGCAGCGTCATCAGCAGAGCTCAGTTTCGAGAAGGCGGCGTACTGGTCTGAACATATTGAGGCTTGGCATCGTAGCGGCCTGAGCCAGGGGGCTTACTGCCGGCGGCAGGGTCTTTCCCAAAGTTCCATGGGCTATTGGCGGAAGCGTTTGGAGGCAGCGACTGGCAAGGAGGGCGCGTCCTGCGTCACCCTCGTTCCCGTGCCTCTGCCGGCGTCGGCCCAGGCGGACATGGCAACCGTGCCGGCACCGATCCTAGTGCACGTGGGCAACGCCTTTCGCATCGAGATCAGAGGCAACTTCGCCGCGCCGGTGCTGGAAAAGCTTGTCCGCACGCTGACACGGCTATGA
- a CDS encoding chemotaxis protein CheW, which produces MSNAEIMAMHQYLTFTLGDELFALDIGWVKEILDNTNITRIPRMPDFIRGVINVREKAIPVIDLRLKFGMSGTVFTTNTCIIIAEVRTEGDCILIGLLADSVQEVLELEQDRIDPPPRMGSAVDTRFLIGLGKLNERFVLILDIGRVFSNEELSTARNAGGMATENIETVVSASACP; this is translated from the coding sequence ATGAGCAACGCTGAAATTATGGCCATGCATCAATACCTGACGTTTACTCTCGGCGACGAGCTTTTTGCCCTGGATATCGGCTGGGTCAAGGAAATTTTAGACAATACCAATATAACCCGCATTCCGAGAATGCCTGACTTTATACGCGGCGTGATCAACGTTAGGGAAAAGGCCATCCCGGTGATAGATCTGCGTCTCAAGTTCGGAATGTCGGGGACGGTATTCACCACAAATACCTGCATCATCATCGCTGAGGTTCGAACCGAAGGAGATTGTATCCTCATCGGCCTCCTGGCGGATTCGGTGCAGGAGGTTCTGGAGTTAGAACAGGACAGGATTGACCCGCCTCCTCGGATGGGGTCAGCCGTTGATACTCGTTTCCTCATTGGCTTGGGCAAGCTCAACGAACGCTTTGTCTTGATCCTGGACATTGGGCGTGTCTTTTCCAATGAGGAGCTTTCAACGGCCCGGAATGCTGGGGGCATGGCGACCGAGAATATCGAAACTGTCGTCTCAGCCAGTGCATGCCCCTGA